A genomic window from Streptomyces sp. NBC_00234 includes:
- the bcp gene encoding thioredoxin-dependent thiol peroxidase, with the protein MSERLQPGETAPAFTLPDADGNQISLADHKGRKVIVYFYPTALTPGCTKQACDFTDNLDLLAAAGYDVIGVSPDKPEKLAKFREQENLKVTLVSDPSKETLEAYGAFGEKKLYGKVVTGVIRSTIVVDEDGKVEHAFYNVKATGHVAKIIRDLGI; encoded by the coding sequence ATGAGCGAGCGACTCCAGCCCGGCGAGACCGCCCCGGCCTTCACCCTTCCCGACGCCGACGGCAACCAGATCTCGCTCGCGGACCATAAGGGACGCAAGGTCATCGTCTACTTCTACCCGACCGCCCTCACCCCCGGCTGCACCAAGCAGGCGTGCGACTTCACCGACAACCTGGATCTCCTGGCCGCGGCCGGATACGACGTCATCGGCGTATCCCCCGACAAGCCGGAGAAGCTCGCCAAGTTCCGCGAGCAGGAGAACCTCAAGGTCACGCTGGTCTCCGACCCGTCCAAGGAGACCCTGGAGGCGTACGGCGCCTTCGGCGAGAAGAAGCTCTACGGCAAAGTGGTGACGGGCGTCATCCGGTCGACGATCGTGGTCGACGAGGACGGCAAGGTCGAGCACGCCTTCTACAACGTGAAGGCCACCGGCCACGTAGCCAAGATCATCAGGGATCTGGGCATCTGA
- a CDS encoding transglycosylase domain-containing protein codes for MSDEQHWAPRDPDGRPLPAGSPGAKATKGSKKRPRRTGWRRVVPTWRTVLGTTLGIALLLVGGFIAGYELVDIPPANASATAQSNTYLYKDGTVIARDGEVNRENIRLGQVPLTVQHAVLAAEDRDFYSERAVDIKAMVRAAWNTLTGKGRQGGSTITQQYVKNYYLGQEQTVVRKAKEFFIAVKLNREESKDQIFEGYLNTSYFGRNAYGIQAASQAYYSKDAEALTTAEGAYLASLLNAPSAYDVVTHPENKADALARWNYVLDGMVKEDWLTAAERATTRFPVPGQAKPATGLSGQRGYLVQAAEDYLTGNRIIDENTLAAGGYRITTTLEKEKQDAFVEAVENNVMSKTSDDRKIDRNVRVGGASIDPDTGKVVAMYGGIDYTKQYVNNATRRDYQVGSTFKPFVFTSAVANDSTTQDGRTITPNTVYDGTNKRMVEGPDGPTGYAPANEDDVDYGPVTVRTATDRSVNAVYAQMAEDVGPGKVEDTAIGLGIPENTPDLTASPSIALGPATASVLDMTEAYATLANHGRHGTYTLIAKVTKDGESVSLPVRDTEQAVSRTAADTTTSILQTVVEEGTGTAAQAANRPAAGKTGTAEKDKAAWFAGYTPDLATVVAVMGQDPDTGAQTPLYGALGLPRMNGGGPPAATWADYTAAALASSEPEEFDLELQDGADEPAPPTEEEPEPQETEEQEEDTPGETPSGTPTASPAATPSRSSAAPTPSPTQDGTGGGTTTGGTDGGTGTGGTGETEEAPGNTGGFFEGARGARPQDQ; via the coding sequence ATGAGCGACGAGCAGCACTGGGCCCCGCGCGACCCCGACGGGCGGCCACTCCCCGCCGGCTCACCCGGCGCCAAAGCGACGAAGGGGAGCAAGAAGCGCCCCCGGCGCACCGGTTGGCGCCGCGTCGTCCCCACCTGGCGCACGGTCCTCGGCACAACCCTCGGCATCGCGCTCCTCCTCGTCGGCGGCTTCATCGCCGGATACGAGCTCGTCGACATCCCGCCCGCCAACGCCAGCGCCACCGCGCAGTCCAACACCTACCTCTACAAGGACGGCACGGTCATCGCCCGCGACGGCGAGGTCAACCGGGAGAACATCCGGCTCGGCCAGGTCCCCCTCACCGTCCAGCACGCCGTCCTCGCGGCCGAGGACCGCGACTTCTACTCCGAGCGCGCCGTCGACATCAAGGCCATGGTCCGCGCCGCCTGGAACACCCTCACCGGCAAGGGCAGACAGGGCGGCTCGACCATCACCCAGCAGTACGTCAAGAACTACTACCTCGGCCAGGAACAGACCGTCGTCCGCAAGGCCAAGGAGTTCTTCATCGCGGTCAAACTCAACCGCGAGGAGAGCAAGGACCAGATCTTCGAGGGCTACCTGAACACCAGTTACTTCGGCCGCAACGCCTACGGAATCCAGGCGGCCTCGCAGGCGTACTACAGCAAGGACGCCGAGGCGCTCACCACCGCCGAAGGCGCGTACCTCGCCTCCCTCCTCAACGCCCCCAGCGCGTACGACGTCGTCACCCACCCCGAGAACAAGGCCGACGCCCTCGCCCGCTGGAACTACGTACTGGACGGCATGGTGAAGGAGGACTGGCTCACCGCCGCCGAGCGCGCCACCACCCGATTCCCCGTCCCCGGCCAGGCCAAGCCCGCCACCGGCCTCTCCGGACAGCGCGGCTACCTCGTCCAGGCCGCCGAGGACTACCTCACCGGCAACAGGATCATCGACGAGAACACCCTCGCCGCCGGCGGCTACCGCATCACCACCACCCTGGAGAAGGAGAAGCAGGACGCCTTCGTCGAGGCGGTCGAGAACAACGTCATGTCCAAGACCAGCGACGACCGGAAGATCGACCGCAACGTCCGCGTCGGCGGCGCCTCCATCGACCCGGACACCGGCAAGGTCGTCGCGATGTACGGGGGCATCGACTACACCAAGCAGTACGTCAACAACGCGACCCGCCGCGACTACCAGGTCGGTTCCACCTTCAAGCCCTTCGTCTTCACCTCCGCCGTCGCCAACGACTCCACCACCCAGGACGGCCGCACCATCACGCCCAACACCGTGTACGACGGCACCAACAAGCGGATGGTCGAGGGCCCCGACGGACCCACCGGATACGCCCCCGCCAACGAGGACGACGTCGACTACGGCCCCGTCACCGTCCGCACCGCCACCGACCGGTCCGTCAACGCCGTCTACGCCCAGATGGCCGAGGACGTCGGGCCCGGCAAGGTCGAGGACACCGCCATCGGCCTCGGCATCCCCGAGAACACCCCCGACCTCACCGCATCGCCTTCCATCGCGCTCGGCCCCGCGACCGCCAGCGTCCTCGACATGACCGAGGCGTACGCCACCCTCGCCAACCACGGCAGGCACGGCACCTACACCCTCATCGCGAAGGTCACCAAGGACGGCGAGAGCGTCTCGCTCCCGGTCAGGGACACCGAACAGGCCGTCAGCCGCACGGCCGCCGACACCACGACCTCGATCCTCCAGACCGTCGTCGAGGAAGGCACCGGAACCGCCGCCCAGGCCGCGAACCGTCCCGCCGCGGGCAAGACCGGCACCGCCGAGAAGGACAAGGCCGCCTGGTTCGCCGGCTACACCCCCGACCTCGCGACCGTCGTCGCCGTCATGGGCCAGGACCCCGACACCGGCGCACAGACACCCCTGTACGGAGCACTCGGCCTGCCCCGGATGAACGGCGGCGGACCGCCCGCGGCCACCTGGGCCGACTACACCGCCGCCGCCCTCGCCAGCTCCGAGCCGGAGGAATTCGACCTCGAACTCCAGGACGGCGCCGACGAGCCCGCCCCGCCCACCGAGGAAGAACCCGAACCCCAAGAGACCGAGGAGCAGGAAGAGGACACCCCCGGGGAAACCCCCTCCGGGACCCCGACCGCGTCCCCCGCCGCGACCCCGTCCCGGAGCAGCGCCGCCCCCACCCCCTCGCCCACCCAGGACGGGACCGGCGGCGGCACGACCACCGGAGGCACCGACGGCGGGACCGGCACCGGCGGCACCGGAGAAACGGAAGAAGCCCCCGGGAACACCGGAGGCTTCTTCGAAGGCGCCCGCGGCGCCCGCCCACAGGATCAGTAG
- a CDS encoding GroES family chaperonin, which yields MSDNTHDDKLPIRMLHDRVLVRSDSPEGERRSGGGILIPATAAVGRRLAWAAVVAVGQNVRTVEPGDRVLYDPEDRAEVEVRGVAYVLMRERDLHAVAADRFEGSVDSTGLYL from the coding sequence GTGAGCGACAACACCCACGACGACAAGCTGCCCATCCGCATGCTGCACGACCGCGTGCTGGTCCGGTCCGATTCGCCCGAGGGCGAGCGGCGCTCGGGCGGCGGCATTCTGATTCCGGCGACGGCCGCGGTCGGCCGTCGGCTGGCGTGGGCCGCGGTGGTGGCGGTCGGCCAGAACGTGCGGACGGTGGAGCCGGGGGACCGGGTGCTGTACGACCCCGAGGACCGTGCCGAGGTCGAGGTGCGGGGCGTGGCGTACGTACTGATGCGGGAGCGGGATCTGCACGCGGTGGCCGCGGACCGGTTCGAGGGTTCGGTGGACTCGACGGGGCTGTATCTGTAG
- a CDS encoding DMT family transporter: MAWVLLIVAGLLEVGWSIGMKYTEGFTRLWPSVFTGLGIVASMVLLSHAAKTLPIGTAYGVWVGIGAAGAAVLGMVVLGEPATAARIFFVCLLLVAVVGLKATSGH; this comes from the coding sequence ATGGCCTGGGTTCTGCTGATTGTCGCCGGTCTGCTGGAAGTGGGCTGGTCGATCGGAATGAAGTACACCGAGGGGTTCACCCGGCTGTGGCCGAGCGTGTTCACCGGCCTCGGGATCGTCGCCAGCATGGTGTTGCTGTCCCATGCGGCGAAGACGCTGCCGATCGGTACGGCGTACGGCGTGTGGGTCGGTATCGGTGCGGCAGGTGCCGCGGTGCTCGGCATGGTGGTGCTGGGTGAGCCCGCCACCGCGGCGCGGATCTTCTTCGTGTGTCTGCTGCTGGTGGCCGTGGTGGGTCTGAAGGCGACCTCGGGCCACTGA
- a CDS encoding DUF3618 domain-containing protein: MSDARTPAQIEADIITRREQLAVVLDEIGVRVHPKTIIGDAKAKVAGTVDRTAGRAFVAVNRSVSDVRAKFVSEDGAPRLERVIPAALLVVGVVGLLAVSTRRKK, translated from the coding sequence GTGTCGGATGCCAGGACCCCTGCGCAGATCGAGGCGGACATCATCACCAGGCGCGAGCAGCTCGCCGTGGTGCTCGATGAGATCGGGGTGCGGGTGCACCCGAAGACGATCATCGGAGACGCGAAGGCCAAGGTGGCCGGGACCGTGGACCGGACGGCCGGGCGTGCGTTCGTCGCGGTGAACCGTTCGGTGTCGGACGTGAGGGCCAAGTTCGTGTCGGAGGACGGCGCGCCGCGTCTGGAGCGAGTGATTCCGGCTGCGCTGCTGGTCGTCGGTGTGGTGGGTCTGCTCGCGGTGTCGACGCGTCGGAAGAAGTGA